The following are from one region of the Cyanobium gracile PCC 6307 genome:
- the frr gene encoding ribosome recycling factor, producing the protein MDLEASMRKSVEATQRTFNTIRTGRANPSLLDKLTVEYYGSETPLKSLATISTPDAQTIQIQPFDKGSMALIEKAIAMSDLGLTPNNDGRVIRINIPPLTEDRRKELCKLAAKYAEEGKVGLRNLRREGIERIKKQEKDGEFSEDQSHDEQEKVQKLTDRYIAELEKHLAEKEADILKV; encoded by the coding sequence ATGGATCTCGAAGCCAGCATGCGCAAGTCGGTGGAAGCCACCCAGCGCACCTTCAACACCATCCGCACCGGTCGGGCCAACCCCTCCCTGCTCGACAAGCTGACCGTCGAGTACTACGGCTCCGAAACGCCCCTCAAGTCGCTGGCGACGATCTCCACCCCCGACGCCCAGACGATCCAGATCCAGCCCTTCGACAAGGGCTCGATGGCCCTGATCGAGAAGGCCATCGCCATGAGCGATCTGGGCCTCACCCCCAACAACGACGGCCGGGTGATCCGCATCAACATCCCGCCCCTCACCGAGGACCGCCGCAAGGAGCTCTGCAAGCTCGCCGCCAAGTACGCCGAGGAGGGCAAGGTGGGCCTGCGCAACCTGCGGCGCGAGGGCATCGAGCGGATCAAGAAGCAGGAGAAGGACGGCGAATTCTCCGAGGACCAGAGCCATGACGAGCAGGAGAAGGTCCAGAAGCTGACCGATCGCTACATCGCCGAGCTGGAGAAGCACCTGGCGGAGAAGGAAGCCGACATCCTCAAGGTGTGA
- a CDS encoding NAD(P)/FAD-dependent oxidoreductase translates to MSSPADADVIVVGAGPAGGAAAFHLAHRGWRVILLEAQQQGRSKPCGGGMAASVQRWFPFDLAPAVDQVIRRVRFTWCLEDPVTAELPGEAPFWIVRRSVLDAFLGQQVVEAGGDLRHGCRAERIERRDDGLWEVAGPGDLRLRSRAVVIADGSGSRFAAPLGLGPSRPRFAATVSVEVAADPDPADMARFEFGLVHHGFCWVFPRRGGYSIGVGTFVGQQEADSGAVLSALLPSLGLPESAGERRHGQLRLWNGHHPLHGPGLVAVGDAASLCDPFLAEGLRPSLLSGCEAAAALDRWLDGDAPALEHYSLRMREAWGDSMAWGKRIAQVFYRVPRVGYQLGIKRPTAPQRIAQILSGEMGYGEIAQRVIRRLLFQRG, encoded by the coding sequence GTGAGCAGCCCTGCCGATGCCGACGTGATCGTCGTCGGGGCCGGCCCCGCCGGCGGCGCGGCGGCGTTCCATCTGGCCCACCGGGGCTGGCGGGTCATCCTGCTGGAGGCCCAGCAGCAGGGGCGCTCCAAGCCCTGCGGCGGCGGCATGGCGGCCTCGGTGCAGCGCTGGTTCCCCTTCGATCTGGCCCCCGCCGTCGACCAGGTGATCCGCCGGGTGCGGTTCACCTGGTGCCTGGAGGATCCGGTGACGGCCGAGCTGCCCGGGGAAGCCCCGTTCTGGATCGTGCGCCGCAGCGTCCTTGATGCCTTCCTCGGGCAGCAGGTGGTCGAGGCCGGTGGTGACCTGCGCCATGGCTGCCGCGCCGAGCGGATCGAGCGCCGTGACGACGGCCTCTGGGAGGTCGCCGGTCCGGGGGATCTGCGGCTGCGGTCCCGGGCCGTCGTGATCGCCGACGGCTCCGGTTCCCGCTTCGCGGCGCCCCTGGGCCTGGGGCCGTCCCGGCCCCGTTTCGCGGCCACCGTGTCGGTGGAGGTGGCGGCGGATCCCGACCCCGCCGACATGGCCCGCTTCGAGTTCGGCCTGGTGCACCACGGCTTCTGCTGGGTGTTTCCCCGCCGGGGCGGCTACAGCATCGGGGTGGGCACCTTCGTCGGCCAGCAGGAGGCCGACAGCGGGGCGGTGCTTTCCGCCCTGCTGCCCAGCCTGGGACTGCCGGAGTCGGCAGGGGAGCGCCGCCACGGCCAGCTGCGCCTCTGGAACGGCCACCACCCCCTCCATGGCCCGGGCCTGGTGGCGGTCGGTGATGCCGCCTCCCTCTGTGATCCGTTCCTGGCCGAGGGCCTGCGTCCGTCCCTGCTGAGCGGCTGCGAAGCGGCCGCGGCCCTCGACCGCTGGCTCGACGGCGACGCCCCCGCCCTGGAGCACTACAGCCTGCGCATGCGCGAGGCCTGGGGCGATTCGATGGCCTGGGGCAAGCGCATCGCCCAGGTCTTCTACCGGGTGCCGCGGGTGGGCTACCAGCTCGGCATCAAGCGGCCCACCGCGCCCCAACGCATCGCCCAGATCCTCTCGGGGGAGATGGGCTACGGCGAGATCGCCCAGCGGGTCATCCGCCGGCTGCTGTTCCAGCGGGGTTGA
- a CDS encoding CPBP family intramembrane glutamic endopeptidase has translation MVRLNGTPSRSGPPASPPGWKSLLALLSLALCGLLWVGGLIDSLERPSVVDSLSLRQLELTALAAEAVPEGLRPVLTGEDPRRELGDELRRQMEAAEEPPLALRRLESVLLERDAGSAAALDDATELGQLATQVDAVRRPLIQALLDGQPVTAEQRRQLLAPWSAPLMVQQLVCEQLPGDPGACPAEERSLRLLLMLLAVTTLPALFLLVGAALLLRQGWLAWRGRLAAAPPLVGPPLSPVDVTLLIAGGFVVLGEVVVPMVVQPPLQIALQRLETPRALGQGIEVLVLYAALMAAPLLLLALMLPRRGTPPAGGWLQWRWRPARSALGGALASLLMVLPVVTASSWAIDRIWADPGGSNPLLDLVLTSADPLALGCFAVTALVVAPLFEEVLFRGVLLPVAGQRLGGAGAVVLSASVFAIAHLSLAELAPLFVLGLGLGWLRWRSGRLGSAVLMHALWNGMTFMNLLFLAD, from the coding sequence GTGGTCCGGTTGAACGGAACCCCTTCCCGATCCGGACCGCCCGCCTCCCCACCGGGCTGGAAGAGCCTGCTGGCCCTGCTCAGCCTGGCGCTGTGCGGCCTGCTCTGGGTGGGCGGGCTGATCGACAGCCTCGAGCGCCCGTCGGTGGTCGATTCCCTCAGCCTGCGGCAGCTCGAGTTGACCGCCCTGGCGGCCGAGGCCGTTCCGGAGGGGCTGCGGCCCGTGCTCACCGGGGAGGATCCGCGGCGGGAGCTGGGTGATGAGCTGCGGCGCCAGATGGAGGCCGCCGAGGAGCCACCGCTGGCCCTGCGCCGCCTCGAGAGCGTCCTGCTGGAGCGCGACGCCGGGAGCGCGGCCGCACTGGACGACGCCACGGAGCTGGGGCAGCTGGCGACCCAGGTGGACGCCGTGCGGCGTCCCCTGATCCAGGCACTGCTCGATGGACAGCCCGTGACGGCGGAGCAACGCCGGCAACTGCTCGCCCCCTGGTCGGCGCCGCTGATGGTGCAGCAGCTGGTCTGCGAACAGCTGCCGGGGGACCCGGGCGCCTGCCCGGCGGAGGAGCGGTCCCTGCGGCTGCTGCTCATGCTCCTGGCGGTGACAACCCTGCCGGCCCTGTTTCTGCTGGTGGGGGCCGCCCTGCTGCTCCGTCAGGGCTGGCTGGCCTGGCGCGGCCGGCTGGCCGCCGCGCCGCCGCTGGTGGGCCCACCCCTGAGCCCCGTCGATGTCACCCTGCTGATCGCCGGCGGCTTCGTGGTGCTCGGCGAAGTCGTCGTGCCGATGGTGGTGCAGCCGCCGCTGCAGATCGCCCTGCAGCGGCTGGAGACCCCGAGGGCCCTTGGCCAGGGCATCGAAGTGCTGGTGCTCTATGCGGCCCTGATGGCCGCCCCGCTGCTGCTGCTGGCCCTGATGCTGCCGCGCCGGGGGACCCCTCCGGCGGGGGGCTGGCTGCAGTGGCGGTGGCGGCCGGCCCGCTCGGCCCTCGGCGGTGCGCTGGCCAGCCTGTTGATGGTGCTGCCGGTGGTGACGGCCTCGAGCTGGGCGATCGACCGGATCTGGGCCGACCCAGGGGGCAGCAATCCCCTGCTCGACCTGGTGCTGACCAGCGCCGACCCGCTGGCACTGGGCTGTTTCGCCGTCACCGCCCTGGTGGTGGCGCCCCTGTTCGAGGAGGTCCTGTTCCGGGGCGTGCTGCTGCCGGTGGCGGGCCAGAGGCTCGGCGGAGCCGGCGCTGTGGTGCTGAGTGCCTCCGTGTTCGCGATCGCCCACCTGAGCCTGGCGGAACTGGCCCCGCTGTTCGTGCTCGGCCTGGGCCTCGGCTGGCTGCGCTGGCGCAGCGGCCGGCTGGGAAGCGCCGTGCTGATGCACGCCCTCTGGAACGGGATGACCTTCATGAATCTCCTCTTTCTCGCCGACTGA
- a CDS encoding peptidoglycan D,D-transpeptidase FtsI family protein encodes MPPASRSGPGEGRSPVTATGGGRRPRGAATRRVVEIQPIPTGRMLTVYVLLCAALVGLAGRLAWLQVVKSPELQARARAIQTHAVTPIGKRRTIVDRMGRLVALDEERFTLWAHPRYFNLPGDEPQQIRPPADVVRELSKVLAQPPADLLETIGSRRSGVKLATGLDPETANRVRELGISGLDLEAYPQRVYPQGSLFANVVGFLNLERVAQAGLEQSRDRDLRRQEVTLSMRRGADGTPLPDGLQAGALYGDDLRLQLTLDARLQQVAQQALTKQVKQWRARQGAALVMNARNGEILALASTPTYDPNRFWSYSPALFREWSVQDLYEPGSTFKPINLALALQEKAIRPSDRVNDVGQLTIGGWPIFNHDRRANGVIDFPTVLQVSSNVAMVKAMEQVKRDRFWHWLRAFGIDEMPDTDLPGAVAGQLKSRSEFTSAPIEPAVAAFGQGFSLTPLKLLQLHGMLANGGRLVSPHITRGLRSGDALASATAPTGVQLLDPAVTRTVVKWMESVVENGKGMKIPGYRIAGKTGTAQKARNGVYIPGARICSFVAILPAGDPSYVVLVVVDEPQGGNAYGSTVALPVARQIAEALLVIEKVPPSQPTARITAKASRS; translated from the coding sequence ATGCCCCCCGCCTCCCGTTCCGGGCCCGGCGAGGGCCGCTCCCCGGTGACGGCCACCGGGGGTGGACGCCGCCCCAGGGGAGCGGCCACCCGTCGGGTGGTGGAGATCCAGCCGATCCCCACCGGCCGCATGCTCACGGTCTATGTGCTGCTGTGCGCGGCCCTGGTCGGGCTGGCGGGACGGCTGGCCTGGCTGCAGGTGGTGAAATCCCCTGAGCTCCAGGCCCGGGCCAGGGCCATCCAGACCCATGCGGTCACGCCCATCGGCAAGCGGCGCACCATCGTCGACCGGATGGGCCGGCTGGTGGCCCTCGATGAGGAGCGCTTCACCCTCTGGGCCCACCCGCGCTACTTCAACCTTCCTGGGGACGAGCCCCAGCAGATCCGTCCCCCCGCCGACGTGGTCAGGGAGCTGTCCAAGGTGCTGGCCCAGCCGCCGGCCGACCTGCTGGAGACCATCGGCAGCCGCCGCAGCGGCGTCAAGCTCGCCACCGGCCTGGATCCGGAAACGGCGAACCGGGTCAGGGAGCTGGGCATCAGCGGCCTCGACCTGGAGGCCTACCCCCAGCGCGTCTACCCCCAGGGGTCCCTGTTCGCCAACGTGGTGGGCTTCCTCAACCTGGAGAGGGTGGCCCAGGCGGGCCTGGAGCAGAGCCGCGACCGGGACCTGCGCCGCCAGGAGGTGACCCTGAGCATGCGCCGCGGCGCCGACGGCACCCCCCTGCCCGACGGCCTCCAGGCCGGGGCGCTCTACGGCGACGACCTGCGGCTGCAGCTCACCCTCGATGCCCGTCTGCAGCAGGTGGCCCAGCAGGCCCTGACCAAGCAGGTGAAGCAGTGGCGGGCCAGGCAGGGAGCGGCCCTGGTGATGAATGCCCGCAACGGCGAAATCCTGGCCCTGGCCTCCACCCCCACTTACGACCCCAACCGTTTCTGGAGCTACAGCCCCGCCCTCTTCCGGGAATGGTCGGTGCAGGATCTCTACGAGCCGGGTTCCACCTTCAAGCCCATCAACCTGGCCCTGGCCCTGCAGGAGAAGGCGATCCGCCCCAGCGACAGGGTCAACGACGTGGGCCAGCTGACGATCGGTGGCTGGCCGATCTTCAACCACGACCGCCGCGCCAACGGCGTGATCGACTTTCCCACGGTGCTGCAGGTGTCCAGCAACGTGGCGATGGTGAAGGCCATGGAGCAGGTGAAGCGCGACCGCTTCTGGCACTGGCTGCGGGCCTTCGGCATCGACGAGATGCCGGACACCGACCTGCCCGGGGCCGTGGCCGGCCAGCTGAAGAGCCGCAGCGAGTTCACCTCGGCGCCGATCGAGCCGGCGGTCGCCGCCTTCGGCCAGGGCTTCTCCCTGACCCCCCTCAAGCTGCTGCAGCTGCACGGGATGCTCGCCAATGGCGGCCGGCTGGTGAGCCCCCACATCACCCGTGGCCTGCGCTCCGGCGATGCCCTGGCCAGCGCCACCGCCCCCACGGGCGTCCAGCTGCTGGATCCGGCCGTCACCCGCACCGTGGTCAAGTGGATGGAATCGGTGGTGGAGAACGGCAAGGGGATGAAGATTCCCGGCTACCGGATCGCCGGCAAGACGGGCACGGCCCAGAAGGCCCGCAACGGGGTGTACATCCCCGGAGCCCGGATCTGCAGCTTCGTGGCGATCCTGCCGGCGGGGGATCCCAGCTACGTGGTGCTGGTGGTGGTGGACGAGCCCCAGGGGGGCAATGCCTACGGCTCCACCGTGGCCCTGCCGGTGGCCCGGCAGATCGCCGAGGCCCTGCTGGTGATCGAGAAGGTGCCCCCCAGCCAGCCCACCGCCCGCATCACCGCCAAGGCCAGCCGCTCCTGA
- a CDS encoding Crp/Fnr family transcriptional regulator has translation MAHTVHALDTMRALADKGEVRDVEAGSVIFRAGEPGDCMFGLLEGTVRLSWNADAGHEDIQAGDVFGAGALVTQDHRRYGHATALTPCRLLVMNREKFLFAVQEAPMFAIELLGSIDQRLRDLKGASRS, from the coding sequence ATGGCCCACACCGTCCACGCCCTCGACACCATGCGCGCCCTCGCCGACAAGGGTGAGGTACGGGACGTCGAGGCCGGTTCCGTGATCTTCCGGGCCGGGGAGCCCGGCGACTGCATGTTCGGCCTGCTGGAGGGGACGGTGCGGCTGAGCTGGAACGCCGATGCCGGCCACGAGGACATCCAGGCCGGCGACGTTTTCGGGGCCGGGGCCCTGGTCACCCAGGACCACCGCCGCTATGGCCATGCCACGGCCCTCACCCCCTGCCGGCTGCTGGTGATGAACCGCGAGAAGTTCCTGTTCGCCGTCCAGGAGGCGCCCATGTTCGCCATTGAGCTGCTGGGCTCCATCGACCAGCGCCTGCGGGACCTCAAGGGCGCCAGCCGCTCCTGA
- the pyrH gene encoding UMP kinase, with protein sequence MAYRRVLLKLSGEALMGDQGYGIDPAIVQSIAKDVVEVVSGGTQLAIVVGGGNIFRGLKGSAAGMDRATADYVGMLATVMNAITLQDGLERVGVPTRVQSAISMQEVAEPYIRRRAIRHLEKGRVVIFGAGCGNPFFTTDTTAALRAAEINADVIFKATKVDGVYDKDPAKHSDAVRYETLTFLDVLSGELEVMDSTAIALCKDNAIPIVVFDLFGSGNIGRAVAGEPIGTSIVPAPPR encoded by the coding sequence ATGGCCTACAGGCGCGTTCTCCTCAAACTCAGCGGTGAAGCGCTGATGGGTGACCAGGGCTATGGGATCGATCCCGCCATCGTTCAATCGATCGCCAAGGATGTGGTCGAGGTGGTCTCCGGCGGCACCCAGCTGGCGATCGTCGTCGGCGGCGGCAACATCTTCCGGGGCCTGAAGGGCTCGGCGGCGGGCATGGACCGGGCCACGGCCGACTACGTCGGCATGCTGGCGACCGTGATGAACGCCATCACCCTGCAGGACGGCCTGGAGCGGGTCGGGGTGCCCACCCGCGTCCAGAGCGCCATCTCCATGCAGGAGGTGGCCGAGCCCTACATCCGCCGCCGGGCCATCCGCCATCTTGAGAAGGGAAGGGTGGTGATCTTCGGCGCCGGCTGCGGCAACCCTTTCTTCACCACCGACACCACCGCCGCCCTGCGGGCGGCGGAGATCAACGCCGACGTGATCTTCAAGGCCACCAAGGTGGACGGGGTCTACGACAAGGATCCCGCCAAGCACAGCGACGCGGTCCGCTACGAGACCCTCACCTTTCTCGACGTGCTGAGCGGCGAGCTGGAGGTGATGGACAGCACCGCCATCGCCCTGTGCAAGGACAACGCGATTCCGATCGTGGTCTTCGACCTGTTCGGATCGGGCAACATCGGGCGGGCGGTCGCCGGTGAGCCCATCGGCACCAGCATCGTGCCGGCGCCCCCCCGCTGA
- a CDS encoding histidine phosphatase family protein, with translation MPLRIVLVRHGLSSFNLEHRIQGRDDLSNLTEEGQRQARRTGEALAELAFTAIYSSPLQRASATAVALLASHGSPLAPVFDDDLLEIDLAPWSGLLRSEVRAVDPEQERRWREAPETMELRRADGSTYYPVPELLEQAGRFADRLLARHGDDDTVLVVAHNAILRCLVLHLLGLPAGGFLRLRLDNASISVLNLVRGEGGRPSVQLESLNGTAHLGTALPPAGPGCRLLLVRHGETDWNREGRFQGQIDIPLNAHGLAQAEAARAFLAPIPLQRAYSSDMARPLRTAEVILGSHPGVPLTTARGLREIGHGLWEGRLESEIAAGWPDLLAAWKRTPETVQMPQGETIGGVWDRSLEAWNRIAACLDPQETALVVAHDAVNKTILCALLGLTPADIWAIKQGNGGVTVIDYPRGATAPPVVSALNLTAHLGGVIDRTAAGAL, from the coding sequence TTGCCCCTTCGCATCGTGCTGGTCCGCCATGGGCTGAGCAGCTTCAACCTGGAGCACCGCATCCAGGGCCGTGACGACCTCTCCAACCTCACCGAGGAGGGGCAGCGCCAGGCCCGTCGCACCGGGGAGGCCCTGGCTGAGCTGGCGTTCACCGCCATCTACAGCTCGCCGCTGCAGCGGGCCAGCGCCACCGCGGTCGCGCTGCTGGCCAGCCACGGCTCGCCGCTGGCGCCCGTGTTCGACGACGATCTGCTGGAGATCGATCTGGCGCCCTGGAGCGGCTTGCTGCGCAGCGAGGTGCGGGCCGTCGATCCGGAGCAGGAGCGCCGCTGGCGTGAGGCCCCAGAGACCATGGAGCTGCGCCGGGCCGACGGCTCCACCTACTACCCGGTGCCCGAGCTGCTGGAGCAGGCGGGCCGTTTCGCCGATCGGTTGCTGGCCCGCCACGGCGACGACGACACCGTGCTGGTGGTGGCCCACAACGCCATCCTGCGCTGCCTGGTGCTGCACCTGCTGGGGCTGCCGGCGGGCGGCTTCCTGCGCCTCAGGCTCGACAACGCCTCCATCTCGGTGCTCAACCTGGTCCGCGGCGAGGGCGGGCGGCCCTCGGTGCAGCTCGAATCCCTCAACGGCACCGCCCACCTGGGCACGGCCCTGCCCCCGGCCGGACCGGGGTGTCGGTTGCTGCTGGTGCGCCATGGCGAGACCGACTGGAACCGGGAGGGCCGTTTCCAGGGCCAGATCGACATTCCCCTCAATGCCCACGGCCTGGCGCAGGCGGAGGCGGCGCGGGCCTTCCTGGCCCCGATCCCGCTGCAGCGCGCCTATAGCAGCGACATGGCCCGCCCCCTGCGCACCGCCGAGGTGATCCTGGGCTCCCATCCCGGGGTGCCGCTCACCACTGCCCGGGGCCTGCGGGAGATCGGCCATGGCCTCTGGGAGGGCCGGCTGGAGAGCGAGATCGCCGCCGGCTGGCCCGACCTGCTCGCCGCCTGGAAGCGCACCCCCGAGACCGTGCAGATGCCGCAAGGGGAGACCATCGGTGGGGTGTGGGACCGGTCGCTGGAGGCCTGGAACCGGATCGCCGCCTGTCTGGATCCCCAGGAGACGGCCCTGGTGGTTGCCCATGATGCGGTCAACAAGACCATCCTCTGTGCCCTGCTCGGCCTCACCCCCGCCGACATCTGGGCCATCAAGCAGGGCAACGGGGGGGTGACCGTGATCGACTATCCCCGGGGGGCGACGGCGCCGCCGGTGGTCAGTGCCCTCAACCTCACCGCCCATCTGGGGGGCGTGATCGACCGCACGGCCGCCGGCGCCCTCTAG
- a CDS encoding transaldolase yields the protein MANLLEQLAAMTVVVADTGDIDAIRQFTPRDATTNPSLILAAAQIPTYQELIDRSLRESREVIGAEAPAEDVVREAIDEISVTFGKEILRIVPGRVSTEVDARLSYDTEATITKARKLIGLYAQAGIGTDRVLIKIASTWEGIKAAEVLEREGIHCNLTLLFGFAQAVACAEAGITLISPFVGRILDWYKKSTGRDSYPGAEDPGVLSVTRIFNYFKTHGYGTEVMGASFRNIDEIVELAGCDLLTISPALMDQLRQSEALLERRLDAAHPGTSEERIHIDEATFRTMMAADAMASEKLDEGIRGFSKAIETLEGQLAHRLAVIEGGAAFTHAVHEIFLLNDLDGDGCITREEWLGSDAVFDALDTDNDGRLAPEDVRGGLGAPLAISR from the coding sequence ATGGCCAACCTCCTCGAACAACTGGCCGCCATGACCGTGGTCGTGGCCGACACCGGCGACATCGACGCGATCCGCCAGTTCACGCCGCGGGATGCCACCACCAATCCCTCCCTGATCCTGGCCGCCGCCCAGATCCCCACCTACCAGGAGCTGATCGACCGCTCCCTGCGCGAATCCCGGGAGGTGATCGGTGCCGAGGCCCCCGCCGAGGACGTGGTGCGCGAGGCCATTGACGAGATCAGCGTCACCTTCGGCAAGGAAATCCTCAGGATCGTGCCGGGGCGGGTCTCCACCGAGGTGGATGCACGCCTCAGCTACGACACCGAGGCCACGATCACCAAGGCCCGCAAGCTGATCGGCCTCTACGCCCAGGCGGGCATCGGCACCGACCGCGTGCTGATCAAGATCGCCTCCACCTGGGAGGGGATCAAGGCGGCGGAGGTGCTCGAGCGTGAGGGCATCCACTGCAACCTCACCCTGCTGTTCGGCTTCGCCCAGGCCGTGGCCTGCGCCGAGGCGGGCATCACCCTGATCTCGCCGTTCGTGGGGCGCATCCTCGACTGGTACAAGAAATCCACCGGCCGCGACAGCTATCCCGGGGCGGAGGATCCCGGCGTGCTCTCGGTGACGCGGATCTTCAACTACTTCAAGACCCACGGCTACGGCACCGAGGTGATGGGGGCCAGCTTCCGCAACATCGACGAGATCGTCGAACTGGCGGGCTGCGACCTGCTGACCATCTCCCCGGCCCTGATGGACCAGCTGCGCCAGAGTGAAGCTCTGCTGGAACGCCGCCTCGATGCCGCCCATCCGGGCACCAGCGAAGAGCGGATCCACATCGACGAAGCCACCTTCCGCACGATGATGGCGGCCGATGCCATGGCCAGCGAGAAACTCGATGAGGGCATCCGGGGCTTCTCCAAGGCGATCGAGACCCTCGAAGGCCAGCTGGCCCATCGCCTGGCCGTGATCGAGGGCGGTGCCGCCTTCACCCATGCGGTGCACGAGATCTTCCTGCTCAACGATCTCGACGGCGACGGCTGCATCACCCGGGAGGAATGGCTCGGCAGCGATGCCGTCTTCGATGCCCTCGACACCGACAACGACGGCCGTCTCGCCCCCGAGGATGTGCGCGGCGGCCTGGGAGCGCCGCTGGCGATCAGCCGCTGA
- the lepB gene encoding signal peptidase I codes for MSPSDPPADPGAHDEPTPTPEPQRHQEEREESPWAFWRSVLITLAVALGIRQFLLEARYIPSGSMLPGLQLQDRLLVEKLSFRQRPPRRGEVVVFRSPYHFDPILTGPTKPGALRCLLVNLPLIGSLPGIQQPACDAYIKRVIGLPGERVVADPRGRVSINGRPLDEPYVRNYCPVDRQGVGPCRTIDVVVPPGHLVVMGDNRANSWDARFWPGGPLLPESELIGRAFWRFFPFSSAGPLPEPSAPDR; via the coding sequence TTGAGCCCCTCGGATCCACCGGCCGACCCCGGCGCCCACGACGAGCCGACGCCCACCCCGGAGCCGCAGCGTCACCAGGAGGAGCGGGAGGAGAGCCCCTGGGCCTTCTGGCGCAGCGTGCTCATCACCCTGGCGGTGGCCCTGGGCATCCGCCAGTTCCTGCTGGAGGCCCGCTACATCCCCTCCGGCTCCATGCTGCCGGGCCTGCAGCTCCAGGACCGGCTGCTGGTGGAGAAGCTGTCCTTCCGGCAGCGCCCCCCGCGGCGCGGCGAGGTGGTGGTGTTCCGCTCCCCGTACCACTTCGATCCGATCCTCACCGGCCCGACCAAGCCGGGGGCGCTGCGCTGCCTGCTGGTCAACCTGCCCCTGATCGGCTCCCTGCCGGGGATCCAGCAGCCGGCCTGCGATGCCTACATCAAACGGGTGATCGGCCTGCCCGGCGAGCGGGTGGTGGCCGACCCCCGGGGCCGGGTCAGCATCAACGGCCGTCCCCTCGACGAGCCCTACGTCAGGAACTACTGCCCGGTCGATCGTCAGGGGGTCGGCCCCTGCCGCACCATCGACGTGGTGGTGCCCCCGGGCCATCTGGTGGTGATGGGCGACAACCGGGCCAACAGCTGGGATGCCCGCTTCTGGCCGGGCGGGCCGCTGCTGCCCGAGAGCGAGCTCATCGGCCGGGCCTTCTGGCGTTTCTTCCCGTTCAGCTCGGCCGGTCCGCTGCCAGAGCCCAGCGCGCCGGATCGCTGA
- a CDS encoding cyclic amidohydrolase → MVRQLLIRGVTLLEAPGRPPRRADVLLEDGVLRAIDPEPGGAGVAPFDADGCWLAPALVDPHSVLEDPLQGRAETLASLREAAASGGYGTVGLLPWASSWRDRPERLAWSWPDPMRLLTWGSFSVDGLDRDLAPHGDQLAAGACGLAAGAALPPLDLLERGLRLGEMGDRPVLLPPRDGALARRGFVRERVEALRAGWPLDPPGSETLPLETLLSLADDLPAANLRLMNVSTAEAVARLRRHGQAPMASVGWWHLVADSGGLDPADEGWLVEPSLGGPADRRALIDGLADGVISAVAVHHIALDAEEELLPLDQRRPGVAGHGLVLPLLWEELVGRRTWRPEQLWQALCWGPARFLGLPEPVLEAGTAQWLLFDPRRSWRWEDVPDGSLAANRPCRGRSLQGRVLACGLSDPARWALAADRPS, encoded by the coding sequence ATGGTCCGTCAGCTGCTGATCCGCGGGGTGACTCTGCTGGAGGCCCCGGGGCGGCCGCCGCGACGGGCCGATGTGCTGCTGGAGGACGGGGTGCTGCGGGCGATCGATCCGGAGCCGGGCGGGGCCGGTGTCGCCCCGTTCGACGCCGACGGCTGCTGGCTGGCACCGGCCCTGGTGGATCCCCACAGCGTCTTGGAGGACCCCCTGCAGGGGCGGGCCGAAACCCTGGCCAGTCTCCGGGAGGCCGCCGCCTCGGGTGGGTATGGCACCGTGGGCCTGCTCCCGTGGGCCTCCAGCTGGCGCGATCGGCCCGAACGACTGGCCTGGAGCTGGCCGGACCCGATGCGGCTGCTCACCTGGGGCAGCTTCAGCGTCGATGGCCTTGACCGCGACCTGGCCCCCCACGGCGACCAGCTGGCCGCCGGCGCCTGCGGCCTGGCGGCCGGGGCGGCCCTGCCGCCGCTCGATCTGCTGGAACGCGGCCTGCGGCTCGGGGAGATGGGGGACCGGCCGGTGCTGCTGCCGCCCCGGGACGGGGCCCTGGCCCGACGCGGGTTCGTGCGGGAGCGGGTGGAGGCCCTGCGGGCGGGCTGGCCCCTCGACCCCCCCGGCAGCGAGACCCTCCCCCTCGAGACCCTGCTCTCCCTGGCCGACGACCTGCCCGCAGCGAACCTGCGGCTGATGAATGTCTCCACCGCCGAAGCGGTGGCCCGGCTGCGGCGCCATGGCCAGGCGCCCATGGCCTCGGTGGGCTGGTGGCACCTTGTCGCCGACAGCGGCGGGCTCGATCCAGCCGACGAGGGCTGGCTGGTGGAGCCGTCCCTGGGGGGGCCGGCCGACCGGCGCGCCCTGATCGACGGCCTGGCCGACGGGGTCATCAGCGCCGTCGCGGTGCACCACATCGCCCTGGATGCGGAGGAGGAGCTGCTGCCCCTCGACCAGCGCCGCCCCGGCGTGGCGGGTCACGGCCTGGTGCTGCCGCTGCTGTGGGAGGAACTGGTGGGACGCCGGACCTGGAGGCCGGAGCAGCTCTGGCAGGCGCTCTGCTGGGGCCCCGCCCGCTTCCTGGGCCTGCCGGAGCCGGTCCTGGAGGCCGGCACGGCGCAGTGGCTGCTGTTCGATCCCCGCCGCTCCTGGCGCTGGGAGGACGTCCCCGATGGCTCCCTGGCAGCCAACCGGCCCTGCCGGGGGCGATCGCTGCAGGGTCGGGTGCTGGCCTGCGGGCTCAGCGATCCGGCGCGCTGGGCTCTGGCAGCGGACCGGCCGAGCTGA